One Oryza sativa Japonica Group chromosome 8, ASM3414082v1 DNA window includes the following coding sequences:
- the LOC4345674 gene encoding probable arabinosyltransferase ARAD1 isoform X1: MALTRRLLIDLSSRRRLFNAGKFSTTHKKKPVLHEAVSLAGFLRCSRALVSWMVAERKMQPSPAAPPAAEHRRRALLRYVVFLAVSLLAFSCWALVSSRIDGAVLAATAGGEHDDHDGIIVRSSTQAEMPARGGNATSRGAVEVGVGTPAAMITRQPSSGETTTTAALAATCDAESALLRVYLYDLPPEFHFGMLGWDGKAAGAAWPDVAGDPRAVPRYPGGLNLQHSVEYWLTLDILSSTTSGDHRRRRPCTAVRVTNASLADVFLVPFFASLSYNRQSKSPHGGHGSGGRSDRQLQGELVRYLARREEWRRWGGADHLVVPHHPNSMMDARRRLSAAMFVLSDFGRYPPDVANLRKDVIAPYKHVVPSLGDGDSPGFEQRPVLAYFQGAIHRKNGGRVRQRLYQLIKDEKDVHFTYGSVRQNGIRRATKGMASSKFCLNIAGDTPSSNRLFDAIVSHCVPVIISDDIELPFEDVLDYSAFCVFVRASDAVKRGFLLHLLRGISQEEWTAMWRRLKEVAHHFEYQYPSQPGDAVQMIWGAVARKMHLVKLQLHKRGRYQRTFSES; this comes from the exons ATGGCCCTGACGAGGCGCCTCCTCATCGATCTCTCGTCAAGACGCCGCCTTTTCAACGCCGGCAAATTCTCCACCACGCACAAGAAGAAACCAGTGCTCCATGAAG CGGTGAGTTTGGCTGGATTCTTGCGCTGCTCGCGCGCGCTGGTGTCGTGGATGGTGGCGGAGAGGAAGATGcagccatcgccggcggcgccgccggcggcggagcaccGGAGGCGGGCGCTGCTGCGCTACGTGGTGTTCCTCGCGGTCTCCCTCCTCGCCTTCTCCTGCTGGGCTCTCGTCAGCTCGCGGATCGACGGCGCCGTCCTCGCGGcgaccgccggcggcgagcatgaCGACCACGATGGCATTATTGTTAGAAGCAGCACCCAAGCGGAGATGCCAGCGAGAGGCGGGAACGCGACGTCGCGCGGCGCCGTCGAGGTGGGTGTGGGTACTCCGGCGGCGATGATcacccggcagccgtcgtcgggagagacgacgacgacggcggcgttggcggcgacgTGCGACGCGGAGAGCGCGCTGCTGAGGGTGTACCTCTACGACCTCCCGCCGGAGTTCCACTTCGGCATGCTGGGGTGGGACGgcaaggcggccggcgcggcgtggccggacgtggccggcgACCCGCGCGCCGTGCCGCGCTACCCGGGCGGCCTGAACCTGCAGCACAGCGTCGAGTACTGGCTCACCCTGGacatcctctcctccaccacctccggcgaccaccgccgccgccgtccgtgcaCCGCCGTGAGGGTGACGAACGCGAGCCTTGCCGACGTGTTCCTGGTGCCGTTCTTCGCGTCGCTGAGCTACAACCGGCAGTCGAAGTCGCCGCACGGCGGCCATGGGAGTGGCGGCCGGAGCGACAGGCAGCTGCAGGGCGAGCTGGTGAGGTACCTGGCGAGGCGGGaggagtggcggcggtggggcggcgCGGACCACCTCGTCGTGCCGCACCACCCGAACAGCATGATGGACGCCCGGCGGCGGCTCAGCGCCGCCATGTTCGTCCTCTCCGACTTCGGCAGGTACCCGCCGGACGTCGCCAACCTGAGGAAGGACGTGATCGCGCCGTACAAGCAcgtcgtcccctccctcggcgacggcgactcgcCGGGGTTCGAGCAGCGCCCCGTCCTCGCTTACTTCCAGGGCGCCATTCATAGGAAAAAT GGTGGAAGGGTTCGTCAGAGGCTGTACCAGCTGATCAAGGACGAGAAGGACGTCCACTTCACCTACGGCAGCGTCCGTCAGAACGGCATCAGGCGCGCCACCAAGGGGATGGCCTCCTCCAAGTTCTGCCTCAACATCGCCGGCGACACCCCCTCCTCCAACCGCCTCTTCGACGCCATCGTCAGCCACTGCGTCCCCGTGATCATCAGCGACGACATCGAGCTCCCCTTCGAGGACGTCCTCGACTACTCCGCCTTCTGCGTGTTCGTCCGCGCCTCCGACGCCGTCAAGAGGGGCTTCCTGCTGCATCTCCTCAGGGGGATCTCCCAGGAAGAATGGACGGCAATGTGGAGGAGGCTGAAGGAGGTTGCACACCACTTCGAGTACCAGTACCCTTCGCAGCCTGGTGACGCTGTTCAGATGATCTGGGGAGCTGTAGCTCGGAAGATGCATTTGGTGAAGCTGCAACTTCACAAGCGTGGTAGATATCAGAGGACATTTTCTGAATCATAA
- the LOC4345674 gene encoding probable arabinosyltransferase ARAD1 isoform X2, with product MVAERKMQPSPAAPPAAEHRRRALLRYVVFLAVSLLAFSCWALVSSRIDGAVLAATAGGEHDDHDGIIVRSSTQAEMPARGGNATSRGAVEVGVGTPAAMITRQPSSGETTTTAALAATCDAESALLRVYLYDLPPEFHFGMLGWDGKAAGAAWPDVAGDPRAVPRYPGGLNLQHSVEYWLTLDILSSTTSGDHRRRRPCTAVRVTNASLADVFLVPFFASLSYNRQSKSPHGGHGSGGRSDRQLQGELVRYLARREEWRRWGGADHLVVPHHPNSMMDARRRLSAAMFVLSDFGRYPPDVANLRKDVIAPYKHVVPSLGDGDSPGFEQRPVLAYFQGAIHRKNGGRVRQRLYQLIKDEKDVHFTYGSVRQNGIRRATKGMASSKFCLNIAGDTPSSNRLFDAIVSHCVPVIISDDIELPFEDVLDYSAFCVFVRASDAVKRGFLLHLLRGISQEEWTAMWRRLKEVAHHFEYQYPSQPGDAVQMIWGAVARKMHLVKLQLHKRGRYQRTFSES from the exons ATGGTGGCGGAGAGGAAGATGcagccatcgccggcggcgccgccggcggcggagcaccGGAGGCGGGCGCTGCTGCGCTACGTGGTGTTCCTCGCGGTCTCCCTCCTCGCCTTCTCCTGCTGGGCTCTCGTCAGCTCGCGGATCGACGGCGCCGTCCTCGCGGcgaccgccggcggcgagcatgaCGACCACGATGGCATTATTGTTAGAAGCAGCACCCAAGCGGAGATGCCAGCGAGAGGCGGGAACGCGACGTCGCGCGGCGCCGTCGAGGTGGGTGTGGGTACTCCGGCGGCGATGATcacccggcagccgtcgtcgggagagacgacgacgacggcggcgttggcggcgacgTGCGACGCGGAGAGCGCGCTGCTGAGGGTGTACCTCTACGACCTCCCGCCGGAGTTCCACTTCGGCATGCTGGGGTGGGACGgcaaggcggccggcgcggcgtggccggacgtggccggcgACCCGCGCGCCGTGCCGCGCTACCCGGGCGGCCTGAACCTGCAGCACAGCGTCGAGTACTGGCTCACCCTGGacatcctctcctccaccacctccggcgaccaccgccgccgccgtccgtgcaCCGCCGTGAGGGTGACGAACGCGAGCCTTGCCGACGTGTTCCTGGTGCCGTTCTTCGCGTCGCTGAGCTACAACCGGCAGTCGAAGTCGCCGCACGGCGGCCATGGGAGTGGCGGCCGGAGCGACAGGCAGCTGCAGGGCGAGCTGGTGAGGTACCTGGCGAGGCGGGaggagtggcggcggtggggcggcgCGGACCACCTCGTCGTGCCGCACCACCCGAACAGCATGATGGACGCCCGGCGGCGGCTCAGCGCCGCCATGTTCGTCCTCTCCGACTTCGGCAGGTACCCGCCGGACGTCGCCAACCTGAGGAAGGACGTGATCGCGCCGTACAAGCAcgtcgtcccctccctcggcgacggcgactcgcCGGGGTTCGAGCAGCGCCCCGTCCTCGCTTACTTCCAGGGCGCCATTCATAGGAAAAAT GGTGGAAGGGTTCGTCAGAGGCTGTACCAGCTGATCAAGGACGAGAAGGACGTCCACTTCACCTACGGCAGCGTCCGTCAGAACGGCATCAGGCGCGCCACCAAGGGGATGGCCTCCTCCAAGTTCTGCCTCAACATCGCCGGCGACACCCCCTCCTCCAACCGCCTCTTCGACGCCATCGTCAGCCACTGCGTCCCCGTGATCATCAGCGACGACATCGAGCTCCCCTTCGAGGACGTCCTCGACTACTCCGCCTTCTGCGTGTTCGTCCGCGCCTCCGACGCCGTCAAGAGGGGCTTCCTGCTGCATCTCCTCAGGGGGATCTCCCAGGAAGAATGGACGGCAATGTGGAGGAGGCTGAAGGAGGTTGCACACCACTTCGAGTACCAGTACCCTTCGCAGCCTGGTGACGCTGTTCAGATGATCTGGGGAGCTGTAGCTCGGAAGATGCATTTGGTGAAGCTGCAACTTCACAAGCGTGGTAGATATCAGAGGACATTTTCTGAATCATAA
- the LOC4345673 gene encoding zinc-finger homeodomain protein 10 produces MEAVVGVKYRPVVFPNGGAAAAAAGKSKATPASATAAVYRECLKNHAASLGGHAVDGCGEFMPSPAADAADPASLKCAACGCHRNFHRRLPEAPPSPPLLALPPPPPPPPPPPPPPQPQQHLPRTAAVAVAPQLLLHGSHQRREQSPETDRVRGPGHHHDDDAAADDDDSEDSEMSDYDDDRSASPLQAPPPVLSPGYLPSATHMLLSLGSASAPAVAASRPHAAAAAMGPPPPPGAATSASRKRFRTKFSPEQKQRMQALSERLGWRLQKRDEAVVDECCREIGVGKGVFKVWMHNNKHNFLGGHSARRSAAAAAAAPLAPPPVLTDFSINGSPQST; encoded by the exons ATGGAGGCCGTCGTCGGCGTCAAGTACAGGCCGGTGGTGTTCcccaacggcggcgcggcggcggctgcggcggggaAGAGCAAGgcgacgccggcgtcggcgacggcggcggtgtacAGGGAGTGCTTGAAGAATCACGCGGCGAGCTTGGGCGGGCACGCGGTGGATGGGTGCGGGGAGTtcatgccgtcgccggcggcggatgcCGCTGATCCGGCGTCGCTCAAGTGCGCCGCGTGTGGGTGCCACCGCAACTTCCACCGCCGGCTCCCCgaggcgccgccctccccgcctcTCCtcgcgctgcctccgccgccgccgccaccgccaccgccaccgccgccgccgcagcctcagCAGCATCTGCCGCGgaccgcggcggtggcggtggcgccgcagctgctgctgcatggGAGCCACCAGCGTCGCGAGCAGTCGCCGGAGACCGACCGCGTGCGCGGGCCCGGGcaccaccacgacgacgacgccgccgccgacgatgatGATTCCGAGGACTCCGAGATGTCCGACTACGACGACGaccgctccgcctcgccgctgcAGGCGCCGCCACCGGTGCTCTCTCCGGGGTACCTCCCCTCCGCGACGCACATGCTGCTGTCGCTTGGCTCCGCGTCCGCCCCGGCCGTGGCGGCGTCGaggccccacgccgccgccgccgccatggggcccccgcctccgccgggcgccgcgaCGTCGGCGTCGAGGAAGCGGTTCCGGACCAAGTTCAGCCCGGAGCAGAAGCAGCGGATGCAGGCGCTGTCGGAGCGGCTCGGGTGGCGCCTCCAGAAGCGCGACGAGGCCGTCGTCGACGAGTGCTGCCGCGAGATCGGCGTCGGCAAGGGCGTCTTCAAGGTCTGGATGCACAACAACAAGCACAACTTCCTCGGCGGCCACAGcgcccgccgctccgccgccgccgccgccgccgcgccactcgCCCCACCACCAGTGCTCACTGACTTCAGCATCAA cggctcgccgcaGTCGACTTAA
- the LOC136351595 gene encoding uncharacterized protein → MGPTCQSLFLSFSVHLLPPAPPGCGAATRRGSCTEAEAENDPFDVIHSESVAMFHCWARDVPNLVVSWHGISLEALHSRIYQDLTRGEDERMSPASNHSLAQSVYRVLSEVHFFRSYVHHVAISDTTGEMLRDVYQIPNRRVHVILNGVDEAQFEPDAALGRAFREDLRLPKGANLVLGVSGRLVKGADLVLVAVGQISLSLP, encoded by the coding sequence atgggccccacttgtcaatccctctttctctctttctctgttcatcttcttcctcctgcacCCCCGGGGTGTGGCGCTGCAACGAGGCGTGGAAGCTGTACAGAGGCTGAGGCCGAGAATGACCCGTTCGACGTCATACACTCGGAGAGCGTGGCCATGTTCCACTGCTGGGCGCGCGACGTGCCCAACCTGGTTGTGTCGTGGCACGGCATATCCCTCGAGGCGCTGCACTCGAGGATATACCAGGACCTCACCCGCGGCGAGGACGAGCGCATGTCGCCGGCGTCCAACCACAGCCTGGCCCAGTCGGTGTACCGGGTGCTGTCCGAGGTGCACTTCTTCCGGAGCTACGTGCACCACGTGGCCATCAGCGACACCACGGGGGAGATGCTGCGCGACGTGTACCAGATCCCCAACCGCCGCGTGCACGTCATCCTCAACGGTGTCGACGAGGCACAGTTCGAGCCGGACGCGGCGTTGGGCCGCGCGTTCCGGGAGGACCTCAGGTTGCCCAAGGGCGCCAACCTGGTGCTCGGCGTCTCCGGCCGGCTGGTCAAGGGTGCCGACCTggtgctcgtcgccgtcggccaaaTTTCTCTCTCCTTGCCATGA